ACCTGTTTAAGCAGATATCCTCTTTTTATCACCTTCCCACTTAGCTCCACTGCAGACAGCGATGTCTCTGCTTTCACACTGCCTCTCTTCTTTAAGCTGTCAGGCTGTAATAAATCACAAAACATGTTCTAAACCAAGAAAACGCCAAGTTTTCGTTTACTCTCTCAGATCAATTTGATTCattaaataacattaataaGCCACACTCAGTGTTTAGAGCCTGCATTATCCAGTGCTACATACAAAGCTGTATAGAGCAGTGGAGTCATCCATGAATTGCTCGCCGAGGCCGGCAGTGCGAAGTGCCTCCACACTCTTCTGACCAACAGTTCGCAGGAAACCCTCCTCCAACAGGGCTGAGGCCAGCGTCACAGCCTCCACACGGGTAAGAACCAGCTGCATGAACACCAGCCAGTCCACCACCGCTGAACCTGTGGGAGGATCACACATGATAGCACATCCATAGTATAAGATCAAAACAGCTTTGCAATTAGTATGAGGCTGAAAAACATTGCAGAAGGTCAAAGGTGCAGCTTGTTTCAAATGCTCACCTGAGAAGCAGTTACTGTAAGTGCTGCCCTGCTCCACATGGTTGCTCAGCTTGATGCCACTGTGCACGTCATACATTGAGTCCAACACCTTGCTTTTAGAAAGAAGACAAAACAAGATTGAGACATTTGGAACAAAATATACTAAATAAACTCAATTAGGAGACAGTGAAAACTCGTTTTTACCTCAGGTTGATGTTGTTCAACTGGGATTCAGCGGGGTCTGGCTGGTCTGTCTTGGACTTGCCATTGGTCGTTTGCAGATTGTTGACTGCAGCAGTGATATCAGCTGCCCACTCATCTCTCTCCTCCCTGGAACAAGCCTCCAAATAGTGATCCACCCCATGTTTTGTCTGGAGCTTCATCACCAACtgttacaacaacaaaaagacagaTGTTTGCTTTAATTGgtgccaaaaaagaaaagaaaaagaaacgaaAACAAACTGTTCTCGGCAGAGGATGGAGATCAGGTCCAGGCAAAAAAGAAACCTGGGGCAATAAATTCTCTCTCTGAGTGTGGCATAAGCCTCACCTGGAGAAACACACCTTCACAGTGGCTTCTAGCTATAAAGAAATGAACAAAGGACTGACTagaaaattaaagaaacagTACTGGGAACTATGATATAAAAAGTACAATATTATATAAATGAACATTAAACTCTTTGTGCATACCAGAGTAGAAAATCGCTCTGCTCTATCTGCACTTAAAGCAGACTTAAATTTACTAAATAACTTCCATGTTTTTAATAGTTCTTATGgtaattttattattacattaaagtTTCCAACTTTATATGATCAATCCACATACATATTATGTCAGAAAGCATATTTTCTAAATCTTTAAATGAAATGTTGCCTTAAAATCTATGTTTATTTTACCTGTTTTGTAATCTTTTGAATTTTTTGCAACTCACTCTCATTTTATTTGTAGAACCCAGTCTACAGTAACCTACCGGCCGATTTTCATACTCCAGGAAAGGACATGTTATCACACAGTCCTTCAGCAGGATTTTCCCTCGCTGGCATGAGTCCTTTTTACCTCCTTCATATTTGTAATACAACAACTTGTCTGGGGTCAACACAAACCAGCGTGCCTTCCAGTTGTGTACAACATGACCCTGTGAAGAGATGATCCAAAGTTGGAGTTAAAGTTATTATCATGTCTTATGTGACAGAGAGCAACTCAGTGAAATCTGTCTTACCCTTTTCACCAGAAATCCTTCTCGAAGAATATTGACTTGCTTGTCTGTATCCATGCTCCTCACTGTGATCTTGACAACTGAGCATTGCCTGTACACGTAAGCTCAGGCTTTCAATGCAGACGGTAAATGTGTCACCCGGTCTACACCCAcattcacacccacacactGAGCTTGCTAAACACAGTGTGAATAATCACATATTCTGCAATTTCTACTCATTACCACATGAGGGTACTCTGACTCACTTAGAAACTAAAAGACGATGTTTTCTAATGACTGTAGTGCAAATGGCATCCACAGATTTCGTTTTCCATCAGTTATAGTATGTGAAAAATTCAGATTTAAGACATGTGACTGTAGGGAACATCCTCCTGACAGACCAGAGAATTTTATCTtattatgatttaaaaaacaccAGCTGGTGGTCCACCACAGCCCCTCTCCTCTGCCGCAGCTGCGCCCAGTAGGAGTAGAGTTTCATTCAAGTCTCTTTCAGATATTTATTACTGCACAGAGCACATCTACCCAGTTAATGAGACTCCAAGAAACAAGCATTTTTACTCAGACCCCTGCTTTTACAACCATCTGTGGCACTGTCTGCTTCATTTTCCTTTCCTGATTCCTGGTTCTAAGAAAACTGATAGCTTTTGTGGAGCTTTGGAATACatacattcaaataaaaatatagtttgtgtttatttatttagacttaGATGTATTATGGCTGTTGTAGTTCTCTAATGAATCAAAAtgctatatatacacacaatatAATAGACATGAAATACcagtcactttttaaaaatgatttatttaatattgtATTAATAAGTGAACAAAGTGACCTTTTCACATTAAACTGGTGAAGATGTTTTAGGAAAGATTTAAGCTAAATATAGACctggttttttttccattgtgacTACTCAAGCTTGTTCTAAACAAGTGGGGACTTTATGAACAGAACATTGGTTTTGAATTGTATTTGTTGTAATAATGCATTTTGTATTAAATGCATTGATATGCAATATTAAACATTTAGTTGAACTTCTGATCattctttgaaaatgttttgttatattttacaaTTGAACTCAAGCAGTATGAAACCTGTAAAATGCAAACATTTATAACACTTACAGTATTTTAAAGGAATTAAAAGTTAAATATTCGCCATCCATTCACACCAATTGGCAATTTAGAATGACCATGCCTAACCCCATGCCTCTGGACTgagggaggaagccagagtacctggagagaagatgcaaactcaacacagaaagaccctggtgTGGTGGAATTGAGCTCAGAAACTTCTTCCTgcgaggcaacagtgctaactacCATGCTACCACCATGCCACCACATAAACTCAAAGGACTAATAAAAAACTGCCCTAGATCTCTTCTGGCTTGGATAAAGCTTTTTGTAACCCTTCCAGCTGCTCACTTTAGGATTCACCATCATCTTCCTCCATCTTTTACTATCCCTGTCATTCATCTCTGTCACGTTGACTCTCTGCATCTCCTCCTTCACCCCATCCATGAATCTCCTCTGtgcttttcctcctgcctggcagcaaCATATTCAACATCTTTGTCCCGTGTATTCACTATCCActaaccatctcagccttgacTCGCTAAATTTGTTATCAAaatgctcaacctgagctgtccctctgatgttcTCATGTCTAACCTTGTCCATAAACTCCAGCTCccttctttttgtcagtgcaGCCATCTCCACCCACCCCGTCCTGCTTTAACTATCTTCTGTACCTCTCTTATGCACTGCATGCAAGTTATCCCCAGGTGTTAAATCACCAACCTTCACTACCTTGTATCTTCACAATATTTATTAGAATcataatcagaatactttattgatccctaggggaaattgtttaaattaaaaaataaataaattattatttatattataaatatttataaaaaaaaatttaattacaAGATTTTtgtaatacaataaaaaaactaataaaaaaataacgtAAATTACGTAATCTACTGTCTTTCTTGCTCAAATCGGTCAGTAGAAGAAGACTGATACCAGAAATCATGATCCTTGCCTACAGATTTTGCACATTCTTATCACATCCATAGTGCGTGTCCAGGGCTTTTATTATGAAAGGTACGGGCAGGAAATATGTTCTTTTATCGACGAACCGTCATGTTTCCGGTATAGATGCAGGCTCTAGCATCCAGATGTGTTGTTGACACTGTGTGATGGCTCCAGGTGAGTCTTTTAAAGATGTTGGATTAGCTGACTACTAATTACCTAGTTGGTGCATGTGTTGTTAATAAAAATCACACCATATGCTTCCTAATAATTACGTCGGGCAGCATTGACCGGTTGTGCTATGCTAATATATAATCAGCTACACGAAATTTGCTGCGAAGGGAGGCGACTTCAGCAGAGATGCAGCTCGGAGAAGCACAACTTTGGTTGAAGTATAattcttttattgtgaaaaagaTCACGTTTCTATCTAAAACAAATTGAGAAAAACAACAAGGATGAATCCAAAGTTTAAGATAAGTGTGCATAGCATTTGGAATGCCTTTCATATTTATCATAATGCTGATGAGTGTTTTCAGATTTGCCTCTAACACCAAAAACTCCAGTGCAGAAAGTGTTGCAGGGTTTTATATACAAAACTTGAAATTTCCCTCTAGTATAATTCTTGGAATTCAACATGAATCATTAATGGCTCTGCCACACTGGAGTAAGAATGGGCAATGGTgattgcattattattattattattattattattattattattattatttttaattacattcATGGTGGTCGACCAGTTTCGATTAGAAAGTGTTTGGTTTATTGTCTCAGACTATTTGCAATTCCTCCCAGAGAGATTAATGAAGGTCTGCCAATGAATTGCCATCTAATTTGTAACCACAGAAACATTAGCAACATGTTGCAATCAGTCTGAGTCACTCTGCAGTGAAGAGTACGACTCTGTGTGTGGAGGAATTTTATGAATTTCTGTGTCAGATCTATGACTTTCTGGCTTTACTCTTACAGATCATTATTGTGAATTTCTGTGTACACAGACTGCAACAGATTTGCAATTTATGCTTATTTATCACAGctaattttcatattttcacAAACAGACTGACCTCATTAAATAGTAAACTGAGTCCGTCAAACTGTCTTTTTTATCAGGGCTGCAGTTATTGATTGAGTGATCAAGCAGATTATTCCATCAAATAAATGTGACATattaaaatcaaaacaagaaaacattttcttaattgcaaaaataaataactaataatATCAGTTATAGTTACGTCAGTATatcagtaattaaaaaaaaacaaaaacataagacATACATACAgcctaaattaaataataaattaaagtaGTGTTTACTCTGTCTTGTTGGAAGGCTTCCTTATATTATTAGGGGGCAAAATTTATAAcatatgtttttctgtttagatGTGCTAATAAATGAGCCTGTATGTGTCTGTAAACCTTTAAAGGGGCATGTAGTGGCTGCAGTGAAGAAAAGTGAGCATATTAACTTTCTCAGAACTGAGGTTTTCCCTGTGCAACGTTCTGATGGTGTACATGTTAATaatgaatattaataataaGTTAGAGTCCAGCATCACAGCCCCAGGTCAGTAGCTCACAGTTTTACTGCAGCAGAAATgttatattttgaaataaaaatatgctttaattaatataattcattgatattttatattattatattatattttgtaggggtgtcttggttgacacgcctctg
Above is a window of Oreochromis niloticus isolate F11D_XX linkage group LG19, O_niloticus_UMD_NMBU, whole genome shotgun sequence DNA encoding:
- the plek2 gene encoding pleckstrin-2 is translated as MDTDKQVNILREGFLVKRGHVVHNWKARWFVLTPDKLLYYKYEGGKKDSCQRGKILLKDCVITCPFLEYENRPLVMKLQTKHGVDHYLEACSREERDEWAADITAAVNNLQTTNGKSKTDQPDPAESQLNNINLSKVLDSMYDVHSGIKLSNHVEQGSTYSNCFSGSAVVDWLVFMQLVLTRVEAVTLASALLEEGFLRTVGQKSVEALRTAGLGEQFMDDSTALYSFPDSLKKRGSVKAETSLSAVELSGKVIKRGYLLKQGHRRKNWKVRLFVLRSEPAFLHYYDPTKDDISPVGGFSLRGCLVSSLEDNGVPSGVKGNVQGNLFKIITQTDTHYFIQAPTHQEKMDWIDAIRTQC